Within the Corallococcus exiguus genome, the region GTTCTTCCTGCCAGGCGTCCCGCGCGAGTACCGCGCCCTGGTGGACGGAGAGGTGTTGCCGCGCATGCGGACCTGGCTCGCCGCCGAATCGGGTCGCACGTTCCGGGCCTTCCGCCTGCTGCGAACCGTGCGCCTGCCTGAGTCCGTGCTGAACGAGCGCGTGATGCCCCTGGCCCCCAGCCACCCCAGGGTGGTGTTCGGCTTCCGGACGCACGCACCGGAGAACCACCTGAAGCTGATGGCGGAAGCCCCCACGCAGGCGGAGGCTGACGCCGCGCTCGCGGCCGCGGAGGCCGCATGCCGGCAGGTGCTGGGCACGCACGTCTACGGCGCGGATGGCAGCGAATACGCGCCCGTGCTCCTCGACATGCTGGCGCGCGGCGGTCACACGCTGGCGGTGGCGGAGAGCTGCACGGGCGGCCTCGTCGCGCAGGAACTCACGGCCGTGCCGGGCTCCAGCCAGGTATTCATCGGCGGGGCGGTCGCCTACTCGGAGAAGATGAAGTCCGCCTGGGTGGGCGTCCCCCCGGACATCCTCGCGAAGCACAGCGCTGTGTCGTCCCAGACGGCGCTCGCCATGGCGGAGGGAGTCCGCGCCGCCTGCGGCGCCACGTTCGGCCTGTCCGTCACGGGCTACGCAGGCCCCGGTGGAGGCACGCCCGAGGACCCCGTGGGCACCGTGTACTGCGGCCTGTTCGGCCCCGGAATGGAGCCTCGCTGCGAGCGGATCTCGCTCGCGGGTGATCGGGACCGGGTCCGCCTGTTCGCCG harbors:
- a CDS encoding CinA family nicotinamide mononucleotide deamidase-related protein, with the translated sequence MRVELLCTGDELVTGLITDTNSTYLEARLFDLGVKVARVTVVGDVRPDITGALLEASARADVVIVSGGLGPTSDDFTLECAAAAAGVSMEEDARVLGWLKERYAARGMTMNPGALRMARIPTGTEPVRNPQGSAPLVIQQLGRAHLFFLPGVPREYRALVDGEVLPRMRTWLAAESGRTFRAFRLLRTVRLPESVLNERVMPLAPSHPRVVFGFRTHAPENHLKLMAEAPTQAEADAALAAAEAACRQVLGTHVYGADGSEYAPVLLDMLARGGHTLAVAESCTGGLVAQELTAVPGSSQVFIGGAVAYSEKMKSAWVGVPPDILAKHSAVSSQTALAMAEGVRAACGATFGLSVTGYAGPGGGTPEDPVGTVYCGLFGPGMEPRCERISLAGDRDRVRLFAASYVLEMLRLHLLAAPVSP